The genomic window GAAGTTGCCCTCGGCAGCGAGTTTGGCAATTCAGAGCCGAAAATCAAAAAATGGGTCGGGCCAATTCGCATCCGAGTCCATGGCACGCCCACCCCAGCCGATCAAGCCACCCTGAATCAGGTCATCACGGAGATCAATCACCTGGTCCCTAGCCTCAATCTGACGCGAGATGCAATCGTCGCCAATCTGGAGATCTACTTTGTCCCAGAGTCCCAATTTATCCGCTATGAACCCAACTATCGGCCCATCAACTATGGCTTTTTCTGGCTGCGATCGCAGCAGTATATTCTGACGCAGGGGAAGATTCTAATCAGCAGTGAGGGCATGACTCAACAGGAACGATCGCACCTAATTCGAGAAGAACTAACCCAGGCACTCGGTCTCATGCGAGACTCTTACCGCTATCCTAAGAGCATTTTCTACCAACCCTGGACCCATACGACCCGATATACCCAGTTGGATGAAGCCCTGATTCGCCTCCTGTATAGACCCGAAATTCAACCGGGCATGAACCGCTCAGACATTCTCAGAGTCCTCCAGACAGCCCGTCCAGGAACAAACATTGATTAATCAGCAAACCCAGTTCATTGAGTTTGAAAGATGTTTTGCACCATTTTGCGATCGACTCTAGCCGCCAGTTGATCCAGTTCAGCGACCTCCCCCGGATCCAATTGCCAACCCAGGGCTCCGATATTTTCCTGCGCCTGTGACAAGGTCTTCGCCCCAGGAATTGGGATGGTTCCTTTCGCCATGCACCAGTTCAGCGCCACCTGCGCCATGGTTTTAGTTCTAGAAGTCGCGATCGCCTGTAACCCATCCAGTAGCGGACGCATCCCTGGCAGAAGCTGACGGAACAGGAAGCCCCGCAGTCCACCGGGCAGCATCTTCGAATCAGCGTACTTGCCGGTGAGTAACCCCAGTCCCAGAGGGCTATAGGCAATCAAGCGAATCCCCAGTTCATCACAGGTTTCTTTCAACCCCAATGTTGTAATCGGATAAGTAGACAGCAATGAGTACTGGACCTGTAACGTTGCGATCGGAACCCCTCGCTGCACAAACCGCTGATGCACCGACCGCAACTGTCTAGGGCCATAATTAGACAGCCCTACCCCCTTCACCAATCCTTGCTCATAGAGATCGGCCAGCCCCTCCAGCAGGGGTCTCTCCTGCCAAGGGGCGTAATTGGCGGTGGACCAGTGCATTTGCACCAGATCTACGGGCCGACCCAGACGATCGGCAGATGCGCGACAGGCCGATCTCATCGCGCTGCGGGTCAAGCGCCAGGGATAGGCTGCCAGTTTGGTCGCAATGCAAATCTGATCTTTGCCCATCCCTTCATAGTCTCGGGAAAATTGGCCCAGCAACAATTCACTGCGCCCAGCCAAACGACCCGTGCCATAAGAATCACCCGTATCAAAGAGGGTGACTCCCTGGCTGACACAACAGTTAAAGACGGCCTGCAACTGCCCATCCATACTTTCGTCATAGCCCCAAAGCAGGCGGTTTCCCCAGGCCCAGGTGCCACAGCCCATCTTGGAGAGTGGAAGTCCCCGGCTCATGATTCTCTCTTCCTTATAATCTTTTTAAGATGAATCGCTGACTCATGACTTCCCTCTTAGGTTAAAACAGAAAAGCAATCCGTAGGTCAGAGGAGTGTCTATGACTCTTTTTTGGGATCGGTACTATCAGCAGAAGCAAATTCAAGATGTAGACTTAAAAGCTAACCGGGCAGCCCATGAAATTGACAGCGTTGCCCAGGATGTTGCCCAGTTGCAGCAA from Leptolyngbya sp. 'hensonii' includes these protein-coding regions:
- a CDS encoding aldo/keto reductase, whose translation is MSRGLPLSKMGCGTWAWGNRLLWGYDESMDGQLQAVFNCCVSQGVTLFDTGDSYGTGRLAGRSELLLGQFSRDYEGMGKDQICIATKLAAYPWRLTRSAMRSACRASADRLGRPVDLVQMHWSTANYAPWQERPLLEGLADLYEQGLVKGVGLSNYGPRQLRSVHQRFVQRGVPIATLQVQYSLLSTYPITTLGLKETCDELGIRLIAYSPLGLGLLTGKYADSKMLPGGLRGFLFRQLLPGMRPLLDGLQAIATSRTKTMAQVALNWCMAKGTIPIPGAKTLSQAQENIGALGWQLDPGEVAELDQLAARVDRKMVQNIFQTQ
- a CDS encoding DUF2927 domain-containing protein; this encodes MRILLNTLTDLFLAVILACVLIKLVHVLLPTLDRLSVQPFYRQLQQNLNRNILLLSHHPFRPVSSTQSPSRPVALPRPQPPESVSPLSGHNPALKPLEFTPKEIQYFLEVALGSEFGNSEPKIKKWVGPIRIRVHGTPTPADQATLNQVITEINHLVPSLNLTRDAIVANLEIYFVPESQFIRYEPNYRPINYGFFWLRSQQYILTQGKILISSEGMTQQERSHLIREELTQALGLMRDSYRYPKSIFYQPWTHTTRYTQLDEALIRLLYRPEIQPGMNRSDILRVLQTARPGTNID